A segment of the Allosaccharopolyspora coralli genome:
TCGCGTGCTGCGGATGAGTCGGAGCGTCGAACTCTCGATCCGGGGTCGTGCGGTTGCGCCGCGGCAGCAGCAGGAGGCCGGCGACCACGAGCAGCGCGCCGACCGGGCCCAGCACCCACGGTGCTGCGGAGAGCATCTTCAACCCGCCCATGCTCTCTTCGGCCTGGGCGACCTTCGCGGCGATCGTGTCCGGCGAATACTCCAGGTCGCCGTCGAGCACCACGGTGCCCTCGTCCTGACCAGGCAGGCGGAGTTCCTGCCGTTGCTGCTGCTCCTGCTTGACGATCAGACCGGTCGTGGGCTCGACGTAGTCGGTGATCGTGTTGGTGTAGTAGCGGCCGACGTCCACCGAGGGCTCCGGACCCGCGCCGACGAGCTCACCGGCGACCTGCTGCTCGCTGAACTGCGTGGCCGGGATCGGCTGCACGAACTTGAGGACCGGCAGGCCGTTCACCTCGTCGGTGCCTTCGAACGAGGAGGTCACGGGCTTGCCGATGGTGTTGTCGTAGATCTCGTAGGACTTCCGCTGCGTGTCGAACGGGTACTTGAAGTGCAAACCGGGCTGGCCGCCGTACTCGGCGTACTCCTGCGGCTTCTGCCCCGGAGCGTCGGGGTCCTGCTGGAGTTTCGCGACGAACGTGCTCTCCGGTGCGCAGCGGTTCTCGTCGGTGCCGGTGTAGCCCTCGGCGGTGCGACGGTCGAAGCACACCTGCCGCTTGCTCGCGCTGACGACCTTGTCGTCGGCGTTGTCGGTGACCCGCAGGGTCTGGGCCCAGACCGCGACGTCGCTGCCCTCGGTCATCTCCGGGCGGGAGAAGTTGGCCTGCACCTTCGCGACGGCCGTGAGGTCGACGTCCTCACGAATGGTCGGTTCGGGACCCTCCGGCGTTTCCTCGACCGCCAGTACGCGCTCCGCCGTTCCGTCGAGGACCGTCGTCGAGTTCTGGTTCAGCGGTGTCTTCGCCAACGAGTGGTACACGTGCGTCGGCAGCAGAACCGCCATGGCGATCGCGAACACGCCAACGACGAGCAGAGCGAGACTGAGTGCGCGACGCACCGGTCCTCCCCAGGGTGTGGGTTCCGAATCACAAGCTACTGGACAGTAAGCCAGCTTTGATCCTGATGGCCGGATCACACACCGTCAACGGCGAGTTTCGCCGTGCTCCCCCGAACGGGCGAGAGAGCTGGGGTGTGAACGAAGCCGCACAACCATCTCTGTTCCCCGTCACAACGTGTCCGGTGCCACGATCGAGCTGACCGGAGCGCGCCCCCGACGTGCTCCGGCTCCCCAACGAAAGGGCGGAGAGCGGTGCGGAACATCGGCGAGCGAGCGGTCGGTACCCCGGCACGGCCGGCTCGGGACACGGGACTCGAGAGAGTCACGATCAGTGACTGCGCCGGCGCGAACGGGCGAGCGTTCGAGTGGGGCGGGCCGGGAGTCGCGCTGACCCGGGGTCTCGCCGAACCCATCCGCGCCGGTGTCCGCGCCGCCACGCACGCCGTCGACGCCGACACCCGCACCGACGCGGTCCGCCTCGTGGAACTCGGTGTCTGTGCGTCCGCGGTCGTGCAGGAAGACAGCCGCGGTCTTGCCGCGCCGCCCGACCGTGGGCGGGTGCAGTGGCACGCGCGCGGACTGACCGTGATCGCCCGCGACCTCGCCGATCTCGTGGCGACGGTCCCGCTCGTCGGTCAGGTCGAGCGCGCAGGCACGCACACCGAGCCGATCCGGGTCGGCGCGCACAGCGATTCCATCGCCGACACGAGGATGCGCGACCGCATCGGAGACGTCGCCGCGCGCCTGTCTCTCGGTGGCGTTCCCGTCGTCGACTTGGACGCGGAACGATCCCCACTGTTCGGCGGGCTGCTGCGGCGGGTCAACCGGGCGTCACGAGCCGACATCGACGTCGTGGTCACCTCGGTGCCGCCGCCCGACACGCACCCGGCCGCAGGGACCGTGGTGAGCTTCCCGTCCACTCCGGACGGCGCAGGCGACCACGTGCAGGTGCGGGCGCGGGAGGGTGTCGCGGGCACGTCCGTGCTGGACCTGCTCCGGTCCCTGGCCACCCCGTAAGAAGGCGTTTTTGGAACTTGGGTGGGTGGTCCGGTACCGCCGCCCCGGTTCGTGCCTCGCGGTGTTGGGGTCCTCTTGAGTACCAGGCGTACGCGGCGAGAACTCCTGCCTTGCGAGGCACGAACTCCGAACGACGGAGCCCCTCACCGTGCCGCGGCTGATCACGTGTGAGGCGTGCCCTACGGGCACAAAGCCAGTTCCCCAATGCTCTCTCAGAGGGTGTGCGGGTCGGTCTGCGTGGGTGGTTCCGTGGCGGAACCTCACCTCGCGGCCGACTGCGGGATGGTCGACCCCAGGTCGAGACGTACATCACGTCGACGCTGTCCAGTCAGCCACGAGGTGAGAACCCGCCGGTGACCGGCCTGCGTAGGCGGTGAGAAGAATGCGGCGCACTGTGGCTGACCACAGCCTCAACGCTATCGGGGACCTTCCGTGACCGGAGGGTGCCCCGACCGCGCACCCTCTCAGCCGACGCCGAAGCCCACGCGCTGCGACTCGACCGCGCCGATCTCGACGTACGCGAGCCGAGCCGACGGCACGATGAAGCGACGGCCCTTGTCGTCGGTCAGGGCCAGCACACCGTCGGCCGTCTTCAGCGCGTCGGCGACCAGCGACTCGACCTCGTCGGGGGACTGGTTGCTCGCGACCGTCAGCTCGCGCGAGCTGTCCACCACGCCGATCTTGACCTCCACGCCGAACCTCCGTTGAGTACTCGTGTCCATTCGGGCTACGGCCAGGCTATCCCAGCGAGGGCGACGCCCGAGGGACGGACGCCCCACGGACCGGACGTCCGAGGGACAGGGCACCTCCGGACGGCCCAGGTGGACACCCCAAGACAGACGTCGTCGCCGGATCGCGGCGCGGGCTAGAGTCGCAACATGGTTTCGCCCAGCACGCACTCGATCGCTCCCGCTCACCGGGCGATCGGACGAACCATGCTGAACAAGGTGCCCGAACTCGCCGACCGGTTCGCGCGGCTGCTCAGTGAGCAAGACGACTTTTACCGTGAGGTCTACCGCGTCGCCCCGGACGAGCTGCGGAAGGTGTGCGAGGCGAACTTCACGCGTGCGCTGCGCGCGTTCATCGACGGGGAGGAACCGGCCCTGGACGCGGCTCGCAAGACCGGGCGCGCACAGGCCCTCAAAGGGATCCCGCTCTCGGCGGTCCTGCGCGCATTCCGGCTCGCAGGCAGTTTCGTCTACCAGGACCTGCTGGAGCAGGCCGACCTGTCGTCGATGCCCGCCGACCAGATCCTGCAGATCAGCAGCCAGGTGTGGCAGACCATCGACGTGTACTCCGCGTCGCTGGCCAGCGCCTACAACGAGGTCGCGACCGAGTCGGAGCAACACGACGAGTGGACGCGACGCAGCGCGTGGCTGGAGCTGCTCGCGGGTCACCGACTGGAGCCCTCGGCGGTGCACAACGCGGCACAGGTCCTCGGGTTGCCGATGACCGGCAGGTTCGTCGTGGTCGCCGGTGCCGCGGCGGCCGACGATCGGGCGCCGGAGGCCGACGGGACGGACACGAACGTGACGGTCTCCGAAGCGGGCGAGGCGGCGCCGGTTCAGGTGTCCAGACTGCTGCGCAGCACCGGCTATCAGTCGGCATGGCGTACCGGCCCGGGCTCGGAGATCGGCATCGTCGTCGTGGAACGTGACCTGCGCACGTTGCGCGAGGCGTTGGAAAGCACGCCGGTCGCGGTCGGGGTGAGCACTCCGTTCGGTTCGCTCCGCGACGTTCCGGCGGCCGTCGAGCGCGCGCGGCTCGCGCAGCAGTGCGTGCCACCCGGCGTCAGCGGCGTCGCGGTCTACGGCGACACCCCGGTGACGACGCTGGTCGCGGGGGCGCCGACACTGGCGCGGGAGGTCGCGCTCGCGCCGCTCGCCGGGGTGCTGGAACTCCCCGAGGCGGAGCGCACTCCGCTGCTCGACACGCTGCGGGTCTGGTACGAGACCGCCGGTTCGGCGAAGGTCGCGGCGGGCGAACTGTTCGTCCACCCGAACACCGTGCGGTACCGGATGCGCCGCGTGCAGGAGCTCACGTCGTTGGACGTCTCGAATCCGGTGGCGGTCGCGGAACTCTACGTGGCCCTCGAAGCCCACCGCTTCGCTCCCAGCTGACCCCCGCGAAGACGAGGCGAACGGCACTCTCGCCCCGCCCCGGTGAGGCGAAAGTGCCGTTCGCCTCACCGGGGCGTTGTGGTGCGAAGGGCACGTTCGCCTCGTCTGGTGAGGCGAAAGTGCCGTTCGCTTCACCGGGGCGTTGTGGTGCGAGAGTGCCGTTCGCCTCGTCTGGTGAGGCGAGAGTGCCGTTCGCCTCAGGCTGGGTCGGTGGGTTCGAGGTCGCTGAGCGACGTGGGGACGGCGAACGGGGGCCGTCCGACGCCGGTGATGCGGTGACGTGACCACGGGTCGGGGTCGGAGAGGGTGCCGAGTGCGTCGCCGTCGTCCGTGCTGAGCACGACACGCGCCGAGCGGCCCCCGGTCAGCGCGTCGACCTCCGGGTTCGCCGCGATCCGTCCGTACCAGTGGAACCGCCCGTCGATCGGCTGGAAGTGGCCGCGCAGCACGACCTCGACCGCGATCGCGGCGTCTTCGGTCCGCAGCATCGCGGGGCCGGTGTAGTCGTCGTCTTCGTCTTCCACGTGTCCTCCCGGTCGAGTCAGGACCCGGACTCGCCCGACTCCCCGTCGGCGATGTCCGGCACGACGTGCAGTTCGGGTGCGAGCGGCTCGTCCGGGTCGAGCACGATGCCGCCGTTGCGCAGCACGCCGTCGATGGCGTGCCAGATGATCTGGGTGAGGTACCTGGCCAGGTCCTCGCGACTCATCGACCGTCGCTCGAGCCACCATTCACCGCTGGCTTGGACCATGCCGACGAGCCCGTGGCTCCACGCTTCCACCCCGCCGGAGTCGAGTTCGAGGACGCGCATGAACTCGCCGAGCATGCGGGAGAGCGTTTTCGCGATCTCGGCCTTCTCCATCCCGACCGGGTCGTCGTGGGCGGGCCGGTCCGCGTAGGCCCGGTGCACCACGAACCGGTAGAGGTCCGGGTATTCCTCGATCAACGTCAGATAAGTGTCGATGATCCGGTGGATGCGCTCTCGCGGTGAGCCACCTTCGTTGATGGTCGGGGCGAGGCGCTGCATGAGCAGTTGCGTTCCCCACGAGCCGACGCCGGCGAACAGGTCGGACTTGTCGTGGAAGTGCCGGTAGAGCACCGGTTTGCTGACGCCGGCCTCGGCTGCGATCTCGTCCATGCCGACTTCGGGGCCGTGCTCGCCGATCGCGCGCACCGTCGCCTCGACGAACTCGGCACGTCGTGCCGCCCGGTGGTGGCGCCACCGTTCGCGGCGGGCATCACCGCCCGATCGGGTGCTCTTGACACTGCGGTGTGGGTCACTCACGCTACCGACGGTACGTGTTACTCGAAGTAACACGCAATGCTGCGACCGCCGCATCGAGAAGGTGATCGACCGATGTCCAGTGCTGCCTCGCTCAACGACCGGGAGAAAACCGCGGCACGACTGCTCAAGTCGACCGCGAAG
Coding sequences within it:
- a CDS encoding DUF3068 domain-containing protein; translated protein: MRRALSLALLVVGVFAIAMAVLLPTHVYHSLAKTPLNQNSTTVLDGTAERVLAVEETPEGPEPTIREDVDLTAVAKVQANFSRPEMTEGSDVAVWAQTLRVTDNADDKVVSASKRQVCFDRRTAEGYTGTDENRCAPESTFVAKLQQDPDAPGQKPQEYAEYGGQPGLHFKYPFDTQRKSYEIYDNTIGKPVTSSFEGTDEVNGLPVLKFVQPIPATQFSEQQVAGELVGAGPEPSVDVGRYYTNTITDYVEPTTGLIVKQEQQQRQELRLPGQDEGTVVLDGDLEYSPDTIAAKVAQAEESMGGLKMLSAAPWVLGPVGALLVVAGLLLLPRRNRTTPDREFDAPTHPQHAMSDR
- a CDS encoding DUF3107 domain-containing protein, with protein sequence MEVKIGVVDSSRELTVASNQSPDEVESLVADALKTADGVLALTDDKGRRFIVPSARLAYVEIGAVESQRVGFGVG
- a CDS encoding PucR family transcriptional regulator gives rise to the protein MVSPSTHSIAPAHRAIGRTMLNKVPELADRFARLLSEQDDFYREVYRVAPDELRKVCEANFTRALRAFIDGEEPALDAARKTGRAQALKGIPLSAVLRAFRLAGSFVYQDLLEQADLSSMPADQILQISSQVWQTIDVYSASLASAYNEVATESEQHDEWTRRSAWLELLAGHRLEPSAVHNAAQVLGLPMTGRFVVVAGAAAADDRAPEADGTDTNVTVSEAGEAAPVQVSRLLRSTGYQSAWRTGPGSEIGIVVVERDLRTLREALESTPVAVGVSTPFGSLRDVPAAVERARLAQQCVPPGVSGVAVYGDTPVTTLVAGAPTLAREVALAPLAGVLELPEAERTPLLDTLRVWYETAGSAKVAAGELFVHPNTVRYRMRRVQELTSLDVSNPVAVAELYVALEAHRFAPS
- a CDS encoding DUF4873 domain-containing protein encodes the protein MEDEDDDYTGPAMLRTEDAAIAVEVVLRGHFQPIDGRFHWYGRIAANPEVDALTGGRSARVVLSTDDGDALGTLSDPDPWSRHRITGVGRPPFAVPTSLSDLEPTDPA
- a CDS encoding TetR family transcriptional regulator, with the protein product MSDPHRSVKSTRSGGDARRERWRHHRAARRAEFVEATVRAIGEHGPEVGMDEIAAEAGVSKPVLYRHFHDKSDLFAGVGSWGTQLLMQRLAPTINEGGSPRERIHRIIDTYLTLIEEYPDLYRFVVHRAYADRPAHDDPVGMEKAEIAKTLSRMLGEFMRVLELDSGGVEAWSHGLVGMVQASGEWWLERRSMSREDLARYLTQIIWHAIDGVLRNGGIVLDPDEPLAPELHVVPDIADGESGESGS